One genomic window of Bactrocera dorsalis isolate Fly_Bdor chromosome 4, ASM2337382v1, whole genome shotgun sequence includes the following:
- the LOC105225814 gene encoding cytoplasmic dynein 1 intermediate chain isoform X2, with product MDRKAELERKKAKLAALREEKDRRRREKEMKDMEEAAGRIGGGVGIDKDQRKDLDEMLSSLGVAPVSEVLSSLSSVNSLTSDNSNTQTPDASLQANMNGVGGGKKQPLNLSVYNVQATNIPPKETLVYSKQTQTTSTGGHERDVLSCHSSPLSGYMEDWWRPRKAHATDYYDEYNLNPGLEWEDEFTDDEESSLPHLEHGFTSKLPPGYLTHGLPTVKDVAPAITPLEQKKEQEEKKEIKELSEEQKQMIILTDEFQHFMLRAGRIVERALSESVDIYTDYIGAGDNEDTNDEKTHARLSLNRVFYDERWSKNRCITCMDWSTHFPELVAASYHNNEESPNEPDGVVMVWNTKYKKHTPEDIFHCQSAVMSTCFAKFNPNLILGGTYSGQIVLWDNRVQKRTPMQRTPLSAAAHTHPVYCLQVVGTQNAHNIISISSDGKLCSWSLDMLSHPQDTLELQQQRPSKSIAVTCMAFPANEINNLVMGSEDGYVYSACRHGSRTGVNEVFEKHLGPVTGISTHYNQSSPDFGHLFLTSSIDWTIKLWSMKDTKPLYSFEDNSDYVMDVAWSPIHPALFAAVDGSGRLDLWNLNQDTEVPTASVMVAGAPALNRVSWTPSGLHVTIGDDTGKLYVYDVTDHLAQPSRDEWSRFNATLNELKMNQSDDV from the exons ATGGATCGCAAAGCTGAGCTGGAACGTAAAAAGGCCAAATTGGCCGCCCTACGCGAGGAGAAGGATCGTCGTAGGCGTGAAAAAGAGATGAAGGATATGGAAGAAGCGGCTGGCCGCATAGGTGGTGGTGTCGGCATTGACAAGGATCAGCGAAA AGATTTGGATGAAATGCTGTCCTCACTGGGAGTAGCGCCCGTATCAGAAGTCTTGTCCTCTTTGTCATCCGTGAACTCTCTCACATCGGACAACTCCAACACTCAAACGCCGGACGCAAGTCTACAAGCAAATATGAATGGTGTTGG CGGTGGCAAAAAGCAGCCTTTGAATTTGAGTGTTTACAACGTGCAGGCCACCAACATTCCACCTAAAGAAACACTGGTCTACTCAAAGCAAACCCAAACCACTAGCACCGGTGGACACGAACGTGATG TTCTTTCTTGCCACTCCTCACCTCTATCAGGATACATGGAGGATTGGTGGAGACCACGCAAAG CTCATGCTACGGATTATTACG ACGAATACAATCTAAATCCGGGTTTAGAGTGGGAGGATGAATTCACAG ATGACGAAGAGAGTTCTCTGCCACATCTGGAGCATGGTTTCACTTCGAAGTTGCCACCCGGCTACTTGACACACGGTCTGCCAACGGTGAAGGATGTAGCACCAGCCATAACACCGCTGGAGCAGAAGAAGGAGCAGGAGGAGAAAAAGGAGA TTAAGGAACTTTCGGAGGAGCAGAAGCAGATGATCATACTTACTGATGAATTTCAACATTTCATGCTACGCGCCGGACGCATCGTTGAGCGCGCACTCTCCGAGAGTGTGGACATTTACACGGATTACATTGGCGCCGGCGACAATGAAGATACGAACGATGAAAAAACACACGCACGTTTGTCGCTGAATCGGGTTTTCTATGATGAACGTTGGTCGAAGAATCGTTGCATCACCTGCATGGATTGGTCGACACATTTCCCTGAATTGGTAGCCGCCTCGTATCACAATAACGAGGAGAGCCCCAACGAACCGGACGGTGTTGTTATGGTTTGGAATACGAAATACAAGAAGCATACACCGGAAGATATTTTCCACTGTCAAAGCGCTGTGATGTCAACATGTTTTGCTAAATTTAATCCTAATTTAATATTGGGCGGCACTTACTCGGGTCAGATTGTACTATGGGATAATCGTGTGCAAAAACGCACACCAATGCAACGAACGCCCCTAAGCGCCGCCGCACATACACATCCAGTCTATTGTCTACAAGTTGTTGGCACACAAAATGCTCACAATATCATCTCCATCTCTTCGGATGGCAAGCTATGCTCTTGGAGTTTGGATATGTTATCGCATCCACAGGACACTTTGGAGTTGCAACAGCAACGTCCGTCGAAATCGATTGCAGTCACATGTATGGCATTCCCGGCGAATGAGATTAACAATTTGGTGATGGGCAGTGAGGATGGTTATGTGTACTCAG CTTGTCGCCATGGTTCGCGCACTGGTGTAAATGAAGTCTTCGAAAAACACTTGGGACCGGTAACAGGAATCTCCACGCACTACAACCAATCGTCGCCTGACTTTGGACATCTCTTCCTAACTTCCTCGATCGATTGGACTATTAAACTCTGGTCTATGAAG GACACTAAACCCTTATACTCATTTGAGGATAATTCAGACTATGTCATGGATGTCGCATGGTCGCCCATTCATCCGGCACTGTTTGCTGCTGTCGATGGTAGCGGTCGTCTTGATTTATGGAATCTAAATCAAGATACCGAAGTACCCACAGCATCTGTTATGGTTGCTGGTGCGCCAGCGCTTAATCGCGTTTCGTGGACACCGTCTGGGCTGCATGTGACCATCGGCGATGATACAGGCAAACTGTACGTTTACGATGTCACTGATCACTTGGCGCAGCCGTCACGTGATGAATGGTCGCGCTTCAATGCGACACTCAATGAGCTCAAAATGAATCAAAGCGATGAtgtttaa
- the LOC105225814 gene encoding cytoplasmic dynein 1 intermediate chain isoform X3 yields MDRKAELERKKAKLAALREEKDRRRREKEMKDMEEAAGRIGGGVGIDKDQRKDLDEMLSSLGVAPVSEVLSSLSSVNSLTSDNSNTQTPDASLQANMNGVGGGKKQPLNLSVYNVQATNIPPKETLVYSKQTQTTSTGGHERDVLSCHSSPLSGYMEDWWRPRKAHATDYYVLAFDAQGDDEESSLPHLEHGFTSKLPPGYLTHGLPTVKDVAPAITPLEQKKEQEEKKEIKELSEEQKQMIILTDEFQHFMLRAGRIVERALSESVDIYTDYIGAGDNEDTNDEKTHARLSLNRVFYDERWSKNRCITCMDWSTHFPELVAASYHNNEESPNEPDGVVMVWNTKYKKHTPEDIFHCQSAVMSTCFAKFNPNLILGGTYSGQIVLWDNRVQKRTPMQRTPLSAAAHTHPVYCLQVVGTQNAHNIISISSDGKLCSWSLDMLSHPQDTLELQQQRPSKSIAVTCMAFPANEINNLVMGSEDGYVYSACRHGSRTGVNEVFEKHLGPVTGISTHYNQSSPDFGHLFLTSSIDWTIKLWSMKDTKPLYSFEDNSDYVMDVAWSPIHPALFAAVDGSGRLDLWNLNQDTEVPTASVMVAGAPALNRVSWTPSGLHVTIGDDTGKLYVYDVTDHLAQPSRDEWSRFNATLNELKMNQSDDV; encoded by the exons ATGGATCGCAAAGCTGAGCTGGAACGTAAAAAGGCCAAATTGGCCGCCCTACGCGAGGAGAAGGATCGTCGTAGGCGTGAAAAAGAGATGAAGGATATGGAAGAAGCGGCTGGCCGCATAGGTGGTGGTGTCGGCATTGACAAGGATCAGCGAAA AGATTTGGATGAAATGCTGTCCTCACTGGGAGTAGCGCCCGTATCAGAAGTCTTGTCCTCTTTGTCATCCGTGAACTCTCTCACATCGGACAACTCCAACACTCAAACGCCGGACGCAAGTCTACAAGCAAATATGAATGGTGTTGG CGGTGGCAAAAAGCAGCCTTTGAATTTGAGTGTTTACAACGTGCAGGCCACCAACATTCCACCTAAAGAAACACTGGTCTACTCAAAGCAAACCCAAACCACTAGCACCGGTGGACACGAACGTGATG TTCTTTCTTGCCACTCCTCACCTCTATCAGGATACATGGAGGATTGGTGGAGACCACGCAAAG CTCATGCTACGGATTATTACG TGCTTGCATTTGATGCCCAAGGAGATGACGAAGAGAGTTCTCTGCCACATCTGGAGCATGGTTTCACTTCGAAGTTGCCACCCGGCTACTTGACACACGGTCTGCCAACGGTGAAGGATGTAGCACCAGCCATAACACCGCTGGAGCAGAAGAAGGAGCAGGAGGAGAAAAAGGAGA TTAAGGAACTTTCGGAGGAGCAGAAGCAGATGATCATACTTACTGATGAATTTCAACATTTCATGCTACGCGCCGGACGCATCGTTGAGCGCGCACTCTCCGAGAGTGTGGACATTTACACGGATTACATTGGCGCCGGCGACAATGAAGATACGAACGATGAAAAAACACACGCACGTTTGTCGCTGAATCGGGTTTTCTATGATGAACGTTGGTCGAAGAATCGTTGCATCACCTGCATGGATTGGTCGACACATTTCCCTGAATTGGTAGCCGCCTCGTATCACAATAACGAGGAGAGCCCCAACGAACCGGACGGTGTTGTTATGGTTTGGAATACGAAATACAAGAAGCATACACCGGAAGATATTTTCCACTGTCAAAGCGCTGTGATGTCAACATGTTTTGCTAAATTTAATCCTAATTTAATATTGGGCGGCACTTACTCGGGTCAGATTGTACTATGGGATAATCGTGTGCAAAAACGCACACCAATGCAACGAACGCCCCTAAGCGCCGCCGCACATACACATCCAGTCTATTGTCTACAAGTTGTTGGCACACAAAATGCTCACAATATCATCTCCATCTCTTCGGATGGCAAGCTATGCTCTTGGAGTTTGGATATGTTATCGCATCCACAGGACACTTTGGAGTTGCAACAGCAACGTCCGTCGAAATCGATTGCAGTCACATGTATGGCATTCCCGGCGAATGAGATTAACAATTTGGTGATGGGCAGTGAGGATGGTTATGTGTACTCAG CTTGTCGCCATGGTTCGCGCACTGGTGTAAATGAAGTCTTCGAAAAACACTTGGGACCGGTAACAGGAATCTCCACGCACTACAACCAATCGTCGCCTGACTTTGGACATCTCTTCCTAACTTCCTCGATCGATTGGACTATTAAACTCTGGTCTATGAAG GACACTAAACCCTTATACTCATTTGAGGATAATTCAGACTATGTCATGGATGTCGCATGGTCGCCCATTCATCCGGCACTGTTTGCTGCTGTCGATGGTAGCGGTCGTCTTGATTTATGGAATCTAAATCAAGATACCGAAGTACCCACAGCATCTGTTATGGTTGCTGGTGCGCCAGCGCTTAATCGCGTTTCGTGGACACCGTCTGGGCTGCATGTGACCATCGGCGATGATACAGGCAAACTGTACGTTTACGATGTCACTGATCACTTGGCGCAGCCGTCACGTGATGAATGGTCGCGCTTCAATGCGACACTCAATGAGCTCAAAATGAATCAAAGCGATGAtgtttaa
- the LOC105225814 gene encoding cytoplasmic dynein 1 intermediate chain isoform X8 has product MDRKAELERKKAKLAALREEKDRRRREKEMKDMEEAAGRIGGGVGIDKDQRKDLDEMLSSLGVAPVSEVLSSLSSVNSLTSDNSNTQTPDASLQANMNGVGGGKKQPLNLSVYNVQATNIPPKETLVYSKQTQTTSTGGHERDAHATDYYGDDEESSLPHLEHGFTSKLPPGYLTHGLPTVKDVAPAITPLEQKKEQEEKKEIKELSEEQKQMIILTDEFQHFMLRAGRIVERALSESVDIYTDYIGAGDNEDTNDEKTHARLSLNRVFYDERWSKNRCITCMDWSTHFPELVAASYHNNEESPNEPDGVVMVWNTKYKKHTPEDIFHCQSAVMSTCFAKFNPNLILGGTYSGQIVLWDNRVQKRTPMQRTPLSAAAHTHPVYCLQVVGTQNAHNIISISSDGKLCSWSLDMLSHPQDTLELQQQRPSKSIAVTCMAFPANEINNLVMGSEDGYVYSACRHGSRTGVNEVFEKHLGPVTGISTHYNQSSPDFGHLFLTSSIDWTIKLWSMKDTKPLYSFEDNSDYVMDVAWSPIHPALFAAVDGSGRLDLWNLNQDTEVPTASVMVAGAPALNRVSWTPSGLHVTIGDDTGKLYVYDVTDHLAQPSRDEWSRFNATLNELKMNQSDDV; this is encoded by the exons ATGGATCGCAAAGCTGAGCTGGAACGTAAAAAGGCCAAATTGGCCGCCCTACGCGAGGAGAAGGATCGTCGTAGGCGTGAAAAAGAGATGAAGGATATGGAAGAAGCGGCTGGCCGCATAGGTGGTGGTGTCGGCATTGACAAGGATCAGCGAAA AGATTTGGATGAAATGCTGTCCTCACTGGGAGTAGCGCCCGTATCAGAAGTCTTGTCCTCTTTGTCATCCGTGAACTCTCTCACATCGGACAACTCCAACACTCAAACGCCGGACGCAAGTCTACAAGCAAATATGAATGGTGTTGG CGGTGGCAAAAAGCAGCCTTTGAATTTGAGTGTTTACAACGTGCAGGCCACCAACATTCCACCTAAAGAAACACTGGTCTACTCAAAGCAAACCCAAACCACTAGCACCGGTGGACACGAACGTGATG CTCATGCTACGGATTATTACG GAGATGACGAAGAGAGTTCTCTGCCACATCTGGAGCATGGTTTCACTTCGAAGTTGCCACCCGGCTACTTGACACACGGTCTGCCAACGGTGAAGGATGTAGCACCAGCCATAACACCGCTGGAGCAGAAGAAGGAGCAGGAGGAGAAAAAGGAGA TTAAGGAACTTTCGGAGGAGCAGAAGCAGATGATCATACTTACTGATGAATTTCAACATTTCATGCTACGCGCCGGACGCATCGTTGAGCGCGCACTCTCCGAGAGTGTGGACATTTACACGGATTACATTGGCGCCGGCGACAATGAAGATACGAACGATGAAAAAACACACGCACGTTTGTCGCTGAATCGGGTTTTCTATGATGAACGTTGGTCGAAGAATCGTTGCATCACCTGCATGGATTGGTCGACACATTTCCCTGAATTGGTAGCCGCCTCGTATCACAATAACGAGGAGAGCCCCAACGAACCGGACGGTGTTGTTATGGTTTGGAATACGAAATACAAGAAGCATACACCGGAAGATATTTTCCACTGTCAAAGCGCTGTGATGTCAACATGTTTTGCTAAATTTAATCCTAATTTAATATTGGGCGGCACTTACTCGGGTCAGATTGTACTATGGGATAATCGTGTGCAAAAACGCACACCAATGCAACGAACGCCCCTAAGCGCCGCCGCACATACACATCCAGTCTATTGTCTACAAGTTGTTGGCACACAAAATGCTCACAATATCATCTCCATCTCTTCGGATGGCAAGCTATGCTCTTGGAGTTTGGATATGTTATCGCATCCACAGGACACTTTGGAGTTGCAACAGCAACGTCCGTCGAAATCGATTGCAGTCACATGTATGGCATTCCCGGCGAATGAGATTAACAATTTGGTGATGGGCAGTGAGGATGGTTATGTGTACTCAG CTTGTCGCCATGGTTCGCGCACTGGTGTAAATGAAGTCTTCGAAAAACACTTGGGACCGGTAACAGGAATCTCCACGCACTACAACCAATCGTCGCCTGACTTTGGACATCTCTTCCTAACTTCCTCGATCGATTGGACTATTAAACTCTGGTCTATGAAG GACACTAAACCCTTATACTCATTTGAGGATAATTCAGACTATGTCATGGATGTCGCATGGTCGCCCATTCATCCGGCACTGTTTGCTGCTGTCGATGGTAGCGGTCGTCTTGATTTATGGAATCTAAATCAAGATACCGAAGTACCCACAGCATCTGTTATGGTTGCTGGTGCGCCAGCGCTTAATCGCGTTTCGTGGACACCGTCTGGGCTGCATGTGACCATCGGCGATGATACAGGCAAACTGTACGTTTACGATGTCACTGATCACTTGGCGCAGCCGTCACGTGATGAATGGTCGCGCTTCAATGCGACACTCAATGAGCTCAAAATGAATCAAAGCGATGAtgtttaa
- the LOC105225814 gene encoding cytoplasmic dynein 1 intermediate chain isoform X7, which yields MDRKAELERKKAKLAALREEKDRRRREKEMKDMEEAAGRIGGGVGIDKDQRKDLDEMLSSLGVAPVSEVLSSLSSVNSLTSDNSNTQTPDASLQANMNGVGGGKKQPLNLSVYNVQATNIPPKETLVYSKQTQTTSTGGHERDAHATDYYVLAFDAQGDDEESSLPHLEHGFTSKLPPGYLTHGLPTVKDVAPAITPLEQKKEQEEKKEIKELSEEQKQMIILTDEFQHFMLRAGRIVERALSESVDIYTDYIGAGDNEDTNDEKTHARLSLNRVFYDERWSKNRCITCMDWSTHFPELVAASYHNNEESPNEPDGVVMVWNTKYKKHTPEDIFHCQSAVMSTCFAKFNPNLILGGTYSGQIVLWDNRVQKRTPMQRTPLSAAAHTHPVYCLQVVGTQNAHNIISISSDGKLCSWSLDMLSHPQDTLELQQQRPSKSIAVTCMAFPANEINNLVMGSEDGYVYSACRHGSRTGVNEVFEKHLGPVTGISTHYNQSSPDFGHLFLTSSIDWTIKLWSMKDTKPLYSFEDNSDYVMDVAWSPIHPALFAAVDGSGRLDLWNLNQDTEVPTASVMVAGAPALNRVSWTPSGLHVTIGDDTGKLYVYDVTDHLAQPSRDEWSRFNATLNELKMNQSDDV from the exons ATGGATCGCAAAGCTGAGCTGGAACGTAAAAAGGCCAAATTGGCCGCCCTACGCGAGGAGAAGGATCGTCGTAGGCGTGAAAAAGAGATGAAGGATATGGAAGAAGCGGCTGGCCGCATAGGTGGTGGTGTCGGCATTGACAAGGATCAGCGAAA AGATTTGGATGAAATGCTGTCCTCACTGGGAGTAGCGCCCGTATCAGAAGTCTTGTCCTCTTTGTCATCCGTGAACTCTCTCACATCGGACAACTCCAACACTCAAACGCCGGACGCAAGTCTACAAGCAAATATGAATGGTGTTGG CGGTGGCAAAAAGCAGCCTTTGAATTTGAGTGTTTACAACGTGCAGGCCACCAACATTCCACCTAAAGAAACACTGGTCTACTCAAAGCAAACCCAAACCACTAGCACCGGTGGACACGAACGTGATG CTCATGCTACGGATTATTACG TGCTTGCATTTGATGCCCAAGGAGATGACGAAGAGAGTTCTCTGCCACATCTGGAGCATGGTTTCACTTCGAAGTTGCCACCCGGCTACTTGACACACGGTCTGCCAACGGTGAAGGATGTAGCACCAGCCATAACACCGCTGGAGCAGAAGAAGGAGCAGGAGGAGAAAAAGGAGA TTAAGGAACTTTCGGAGGAGCAGAAGCAGATGATCATACTTACTGATGAATTTCAACATTTCATGCTACGCGCCGGACGCATCGTTGAGCGCGCACTCTCCGAGAGTGTGGACATTTACACGGATTACATTGGCGCCGGCGACAATGAAGATACGAACGATGAAAAAACACACGCACGTTTGTCGCTGAATCGGGTTTTCTATGATGAACGTTGGTCGAAGAATCGTTGCATCACCTGCATGGATTGGTCGACACATTTCCCTGAATTGGTAGCCGCCTCGTATCACAATAACGAGGAGAGCCCCAACGAACCGGACGGTGTTGTTATGGTTTGGAATACGAAATACAAGAAGCATACACCGGAAGATATTTTCCACTGTCAAAGCGCTGTGATGTCAACATGTTTTGCTAAATTTAATCCTAATTTAATATTGGGCGGCACTTACTCGGGTCAGATTGTACTATGGGATAATCGTGTGCAAAAACGCACACCAATGCAACGAACGCCCCTAAGCGCCGCCGCACATACACATCCAGTCTATTGTCTACAAGTTGTTGGCACACAAAATGCTCACAATATCATCTCCATCTCTTCGGATGGCAAGCTATGCTCTTGGAGTTTGGATATGTTATCGCATCCACAGGACACTTTGGAGTTGCAACAGCAACGTCCGTCGAAATCGATTGCAGTCACATGTATGGCATTCCCGGCGAATGAGATTAACAATTTGGTGATGGGCAGTGAGGATGGTTATGTGTACTCAG CTTGTCGCCATGGTTCGCGCACTGGTGTAAATGAAGTCTTCGAAAAACACTTGGGACCGGTAACAGGAATCTCCACGCACTACAACCAATCGTCGCCTGACTTTGGACATCTCTTCCTAACTTCCTCGATCGATTGGACTATTAAACTCTGGTCTATGAAG GACACTAAACCCTTATACTCATTTGAGGATAATTCAGACTATGTCATGGATGTCGCATGGTCGCCCATTCATCCGGCACTGTTTGCTGCTGTCGATGGTAGCGGTCGTCTTGATTTATGGAATCTAAATCAAGATACCGAAGTACCCACAGCATCTGTTATGGTTGCTGGTGCGCCAGCGCTTAATCGCGTTTCGTGGACACCGTCTGGGCTGCATGTGACCATCGGCGATGATACAGGCAAACTGTACGTTTACGATGTCACTGATCACTTGGCGCAGCCGTCACGTGATGAATGGTCGCGCTTCAATGCGACACTCAATGAGCTCAAAATGAATCAAAGCGATGAtgtttaa